A DNA window from Setaria viridis chromosome 2, Setaria_viridis_v4.0, whole genome shotgun sequence contains the following coding sequences:
- the LOC140221939 gene encoding protein MAIN-LIKE 1-like — MAVFEKLQVDVGDPLYSEIATCYRSIVGGLQYLTLTRPDIAFAVNKVLPLLRSRAHDGVLALQYDDRYTPLLEMAGLDVMSYQVRRGMPKFNSAAITALVDRWRPETHSFHLSFGEMTVTLQDCQKMLGLSIRGQAVTGPCVSEGWRARVAAFLGREVEEQGTRTSGVLISWLREHFGQCPQDADAEIVGHYCRAWILHLFACVLFPDATGDTASWMWIHCLTDWHQAGLYSWGSAVLCFLYRQLCKACHRTSSSLSVGGCVYLLQLWMWARLPVGRPEIMPRRPWFPGELPRR; from the exons ATGGCAGTTTTCGAGAAACTTCAGGTTGATGTTGGTGATCCTCTATATTCTGAGATTGCTACTTGCTATAGAAGCATTGTTGGTGGCTTACAGTACCTTACCTTGACACGGCCAGATATCGCTTTTGCAGTTAATAAG gtccttccgctccttcgttcTAGAGCCCATGATGGGGTTTTGGCGCTGCAGTACGACGACCGCTACACTCCTTTGCTAGAGATGGCTGGCCTAGATGTCATGTCGTATCAGGTTCGTCGTGGGATGCCCAAGTTCAACTCAGCGGCTATAACtgcgttggttgacag GTGGCGGcccgagactcacagctttcacctgtcgttcggagagatgacagtgaccctacaggactgtcagaagatgctgggtCTGTCAATTCGGGGCCAGGCAGTCACTGGACCGTGCGTCTCAGAgggttggagagcacgagtCGCAGCCTTCCTTGGGCGAGAGGTTGAGGAGCAGGGGACTCGCACATCTGGAGTGCTAATCTCATGGCTGCGGGAACACTTCGGCCAGTGCCCCCAGGACGCGGATGCTGAGATAGTTGGGCACTACTGCAGGGCGTGGATACTACACCTCTTTGCCTGCGTTCTTTTCCCAGACGCTACAGGTGACACTGcgtcttggatgtggatccactgcctcactgaCTGGCACCAGGCTGGTCTTTACAGCTGGGGATCAGCTGTGCTGTGCTTTCTATACCGGCAGCTGTGCAAGGCGTGCCATCGGACTTCGAGCTCCCTGTCAGTTGGTGGGTGTGTCTACCTATTGCAATTATGGATGTGGGCCCGTCTTCCTGTTGGTCGGCCCGAGATTATGCCGCGTCGACCGTGGTTCCCAGGTGAGCTGCCGAGACGATAG
- the LOC117843059 gene encoding signal peptidase complex subunit 3B, protein MHSFGHRANAVATFAVTILAAMCFAASFSDNFNTPTPTASVKILNINWFQKEANGNDEVSMTLNISADLSSLFTWNTKQVFVFVAAEYETSQNALNQVSLWDGIIPAKEHAKFLIHTTNKYRFIDQGSNLKGKEFNLTMHWHIMPKTGKMFADKIVMTGYRLPEQYR, encoded by the exons ATGCACTCGTTCGGGCACCGCGCGAACGCGGTGGCGACCTTCGCGGTCACCATACTGGCCGCGATGTGCTTCGCCGCCTCCTTCTCCGACAACTTCAACACCCCGACCCCGACCGCCTCCGTCAAG ATCTTGAACATAAACTGGTTCCAGAAGGAGGCCAACGGCAACGACGAG GTTAGCATGACGCTGAACATCTCAGCGGACCTTTCGTCTCTGTTCACATGGAACACAAAACAG GTGTTTGTTTTTGTGGCGGCTGAGTATGAGACTTCACAAAATGCTTTGAATCAA GTTTCCCTTTGGGATGGAATTATACCTGCAAAGGAGCATGCCAAGTTTTTGATCCATACCACAAACAAGTACAGATTTATTGACCAG GGAAGCAATCTAAAGGGCAAGGAATTCAACTTGACAATGCACTGGCACATTATGCCAAAGACGGGCAAGATGTTTGCAGACAAGATTGTTATGACAGGTTATCGGCTCCCGGAGCAGTACAGATAG
- the LOC117843058 gene encoding protein PHOX1, with translation MGKPSLKKKKRASSGGGGKSGEHGGKPALERSGSKVLDGDETIFTDMAQEHKEEGNKLFQRRDYDRALLNYDKAIKLLPRAHPDIAYLHSNIAACYMQMSPPDYYRAINECNIALEASPKYAKALLKRARCFEALGRLDLACRDVNKVLALEPNNLTALDVADRVKKAMEEKGIVLDEKEVMPTPEEVVAAAPKQKPRKKRGGRKFAAKAAAAAVEEAEEQKMAESVKEEEVEELPRQVKLVFGEDIRWAQVPASCSMAQLREAVRSKFPGLKAVLVKYKDKEGDLVTITNQDELKWAQELAEPGSSLRLYVTEANPEHEPYVDDANSGPLEKNVNSASDNGSIRSNRQDEDRSTVTCIDDWIVQFARLFKNHVGVSSDEYLDLHEVSMKLYTEAIEDTITTEEAQEVFQLAERNFQEMAALAFFHWGNVHMSRARKRLLLSGDSPRELVLEQVKEAYEWAREEYNKAGKTYEEAVKAKPDFFEGFLALAHQQFEQAKLSWYYAIGSNMDLETCSTEILELFNKAEDNIEKGIEMWEETEEQRLKNRSKPSQENVVLEKMGLEEYIKDVSTDDAAEQASNLRSQINILWGMLLYERSVVEFKLSLPMWEDCLMAAIEKFKLGGATATDIAVLVKNHCANETAQDGLGFKIDEIVQAWNEMYDIKRWLRGVPSFRLEPLFRRRVPHLHTALEHI, from the exons ATGGGCAAGCCGtcgctgaagaagaagaagagggcctccagcggcggcggcggcaagtccGGCGAGCACGGGGGCAAGCCGGCGCTGGAGCGCTCCGGCTCCAAggtcctcgacggcgacgagacgaTCTTCACGGACATGGCGCAGGAGCACAAGGAGGAGGGCAACAAGCTCTTCCAGCGCCGGGACTACGACCGCGCGCTGCTCAACTACGACAAGGCCATCAAGCTGCTCCCCCGGGCGCACCCCGACATCGCCTACCTCCACAGCAACATCGCCGCCTGCTACATGCAGATGAGCCCGCCCGACTACTACCGCGCCATCAACGAGTGCAACATCGCGCTCGAGGCCTCGCCCAAGTACGCCAAGGCGCTGCTCAAGCGGGCGCGCTGCTTCGAGGCGCTGGGCAGGCTCGACCTCGCCTGCAGGGACGTCAACAAGGTGCTCGCCCTGGAGCCCAACAACCTCACCGCGCTGGATGTGGCCGACAGGGTCAAGAAGGCCATGGAGGAGAAGGGGATTGTCTTGGACGAGAAGGAGGTCATGCCCAcgccggaggaggtggtggccgctGCGCCCAAGCAGAAGCCCCGCAAGAAGAGGGGAGGACGGAAGTTCGCCGCcaaggctgcggcggcggctgtggaggaggccgaggagcaGAAAATGGCAGAATCTGTCAAGGAGGAAGAGGTTGAGGAGCTGCCGAGGCAGGTGAAACTTGTGTTTGGGGAGGACATAAGGTGGGCTCAGGTGCCGGCGAGCTGCAGCATGGCACAGCTGCGCGAGGCCGTCCGGAGCAAGTTTCCCGGGCTGAAGGCTGTTCTTGTCAAGTACAAGGACAAGGAGGGTGATCTTGTGACAATCACCAACCAGGATGAGCTGAAATGGGCTCAGGAGTTGGCTGAGCCTGGGAGCTCACTTCGGCTGTATGTCactgaggccaacccggagcaTGAACCTTATGTTGATGATGCAAATAGTGGGCCATTGGAGAAAAATGTGAACAGCGCGTCGGATAATGGAAGTATCAGAAGCAATAGGCAGGATGAGGATAGGAGCACGGTGACTTGTATTGATGATTGGATTGTGCAATTCGCTCGGCTTTTCAAGAACCATGTCGGGGTTAGCTCTGATGAGTATCTGGATCTCCATGAAGTTAGTATGAAGCTCTACACTGAGGCAATTGAGGACACTATTACTACTGAGGAAGCTCAAGAGGTGTTTCAACTTGCAGAGCGAAACTTCCAGGAGATGGCAGCTCTTGCATTTTTCCACTGGGGTAATGTTCATATGTCCCGGGCCAGGAAGAGGTTGTTATTGTCAGGAGATTCTCCAAGAGAATTGGTGCTTGAGCAAGTGAAGGAAGCATATGAGTGGGCAAGGGAAGAGTACAATAAGGCTGGAAAGACATATGAAGAAGCCGTGAAGGCCAAGCCGGACTTTTTCGAGGGTTTCCTTGCACTCGCGCATCAGCAGTTTGAGCAAGCAAAACTGTCATGGTACTATGCAATTGGTAGTAACATGGATCTGGAAACATGCTCAACTGAAATCTTGGAGCTCTTCAATAAAGCTGAGGATAACATTGAGAAGGGTATAGAAATGTGGGAGGAAACGGAAGAACAGCGTCTGAAGAATCGATCTAAACCTAGCCAGGAGAATGTTGTGCTAGAAAAGATGGGCCTGGAGGAGTATATCAAGGATGTATCCACTGATGACGCGGCTGAACAGGCTTCCAATTTGAGGTCTCAGATAAACATTTTATGGGGTATGCTCCTTTATGAGCGTTCAGTTGTGGAATTTAAATTAAGTCTTCCAATGTGGGAAGATTGCCTGATGGCAGCTATTGAAAAGTTTAAACTTGGGGGAGCTACAGCTACAGATATTGCTGTGCTGGTGAAAAACCACTGCGCCAATGAAACCGCCCAAGATG GTTTGGGGTTCAAGATTGATGAAATTGTTCAAGCCTGGAATGAAATGTATGACATTAAGAGGTGGCTGCGTGGTGTTCCATCCTTCCGCCTTGAGCCATTATTTAGGAGGAGAGTTCCACATTTGCATACTGCGCTGGAACATATATAG